The Onychomys torridus chromosome 4, mOncTor1.1, whole genome shotgun sequence DNA window GTTACTGATACAACCTTGTCCCTCTCTAATCCCAGAATGACCAGTGCCTGCCACCGGAAATGTGTGCCTCCCCACTACAAGGAAGCAGAGCTGTCCAAAGGCGAGTCTGTGTGTCTGGACCGATGTGTATCCAAGTACTTGGACATCCATGAGAGGATGGGCAAAAAGCTGACAGAGCTGTCTATGCAGGAcgaggagctgatgaagagggtACAGCAGAGCTCTGGACCGGCATGAGGCCCCAGGCAGTGTGCACCAGGGTGCACCTTGCCACGTACCCGGTTTAAATGTCCCCTAATGGGTGTCATATGTGAAAACTGTCATACTTAGGCTCACTGGAGCGTCTCCAGGACCCCTGGGTATGGTAGAGCTCTCCTGGCTAAAGAAGGGGGATTTGTCACGCTGGTTtgtgactgtatgtgtgtatatgtatatatctgtattaaAACAGATTTGTGAAAAGCAGTGTCTTTAGTATTTGAGAATATGACTCAGCTAGAGCATCCGACAGTAGATGGAATTGGATGCGGTGggtctttctcttttttggggggttgggttTTGTTTCAGGACTGTAGACTAGTGAGATCAGTAGGTTTTGGTTCAGGGTGTGCTGCTTGCTGTGACTCAGGTAGGAAGcactaaaaaaattctttttgattAAATATTAAGTCATTTCTACCCATAGCACATACTAAAATGCAGTGATCTAGAGGGAGTGACAGTGGATGGGATTTAGGAAGCAAGTAGCCAGACTCTGCTCTAGAAGGCATTGTCAAGGCGCAAGGCTGGCCGAGCATCACGGAAAGTGATCTAGATGGCTCTCGCCATCTGTGTTCGTCTG harbors:
- the Timm10 gene encoding mitochondrial import inner membrane translocase subunit Tim10, with the translated sequence MDPLRAQQLAAELEVEMMADMYNRMTSACHRKCVPPHYKEAELSKGESVCLDRCVSKYLDIHERMGKKLTELSMQDEELMKRVQQSSGPA